The following is a genomic window from Neodiprion lecontei isolate iyNeoLeco1 chromosome 4, iyNeoLeco1.1, whole genome shotgun sequence.
CACGATGCCTGGTGAAACCACTGACTTCCatttgaaattccaaatttacTTCACATATCAGTTCGATTACTGGGctgaaaagagaaataaagaataaacgaaGATTGTAACACAGAGTAGGTGAAGCTGGTTCAAGAAAATGATCAACATTTTGACCAAGACGGTTGGGTACAAAATGCAACAGGGGTaagaaatacaaattttaacaGATGCAAGGAGCTGTGGACTTCGGACAGAGAACAAAAAGCCAACTTTTAGAGACATTGTTTTGTGCAATCTCAAAGTTTATGATGAAGTAGGGATAAAATAGGAACTGACTATTTAGCTGCAGCAAACAGGTGTTACGGAATACATTGCGCGCAACTATCGTTTATACGAAATAACTCACAATGCGAAATATTGATTACGATGTTTAATCGTCGACTAGATTACAAACTGCGATTGGAGCGAAATGGGATTCAAAATAACTGGTTGAGGTTATAAtttttgtggtaaaaaaaatggtcgAGAACAAGAGAAATGTCTCCGGCGTATAAGATCGTGGCGCAGTATTAGTTAAAGATATTAGCTGGTGATTTGTAACCATTCGTTATTACCTGAATGTCAGCCCATAGCAGAATAATCaagattttaaaaacattcCGATCGCAAGATGCCGAACAAGTTTGTCGCTTTCTacattgcaaaaaaaattatccacaaGTCACACTACAGGTCAACTACTACGGGAACGACGGGAATGACCGGGAATGTTTGCCTTCTCGAGACATTTTAGTAAAGGCCAGAATGACAAATGGCGAAATCCCTGACGTCCCACTGTCTAACTCTTAGGATGTGGACAAACCGGTGAGAACATGTGGGAACAGAAGCTACTACGAGATAGTACAAGACTGGCTGCCTTTGAAATTCTCTAGTCAATGACAACAGGaagattcgaatttcgaggtTATCAATAATAGAGCTGGCGAAACGTCACAGTTGAATTCAAAAGCATTCAATATTCCTATTCCTTGCAGATTTTGGCTCGACTTTGCTCATAATAATTCGATAAACTGAAATGTACAACATTTTGTACTGTAATAacagaaattatgaaatttgaggTTAAGGAATGTAGGCGGATTTAGTTGCCTATCATCAGATAACGTGTAGCAATTTCCTTAGGCAGAGTAGATTTTGTACAATGTAATTTGGGCCGTTTGCACAATGACAAAGACCATATTAGTATTCATACCGAAAGAATTTTGCAATGAGAAACCAGGATACATGTTTGGCAGAGTCGTGTATGATTCCTGGAATGAATCGAAGAAATTCTTTATTATTGGTGTGAGGAAGGTGGATTCTGGCAACACGGTTAAATCAAACAGCGATTTGATAGGGTACTTCTCCGGCTCTAAGAACACGTATGGGTATTTAGATAAAACATTATCGGATTGGATAAACGTCTATTTGTCTCCAAATTCCAAGTCTAATTCCGTTAACTGCGAATATTGCATACGTGACGTTCTCATAGACAATCGTAAGATCACACCAACCGCATATCACACTGTGATCATAATTTACGATCAAACTGCATTGCTACAGGCCGAATTGTTAGTAAACAAGGCACCATCTGGTGATCACTTTCAAGAACTGAAACAAACGCTGCAGAAAAGGTCCATAAAGGATGAGATAAATaggaaatcaaaatttagTCTCATCGGAGAGATCCTTCTGACTTATCATGcgttatttttcttgtaccaAATGCGATTCCTCTACAAAATAGCGAGCAAACTTTTGCCAATATTGAAATACTCCGCACTTGGCCTACACATGCACAGTTGGCTGGAAAACGGACAATGGACTTTGACCATGATCGTACAGAGAAAGAGAATCACATTGAAAACTGCAAACTACATTTTGGCTACGGCGCTTGACGTCTTACTCGGCGTCTTGCTTTTGCGATTTTTGTTAGAAAATATTGGACATGTGCCACCCTCTCGAGTACTGCTTAACAATGCAGAGGTGATTTTTAAACAATGCTTCATACCTTATTGAACAgttggaaaatgaaattgtataaCTACAGGAATGAATTGCTTTCATTTCAGAGGGTTGTTGAATCACTCAAAGGGCTGGTAAACTGGTTAATGGGAGCGCCAGCAGGTTTGAAACTGAACCACTCGTTCAACGGGATGCTAGGTCGATTTTTCTTATACCACATCAACCTGTGGTGGACATTTTTGGTGGTTAGTGAACCTTTGCTTGAATTTGCATTCAAGGTTCTAATCCTTTGTGGAAGACTAGGTGTCACTTTCCAAATAGCTATAATAGCTGATCTCTTGGCTCTTGTCAGCTTCCACAGTTACTGCATCTACGTTTATGCAGCAAGGTGAATATCTATACAGCACACAAATATTGGACTTTCATTGATTTGTAATTTCTAATGATCTCGGTCAAATACAGACTGTTCAATATGCAGCTGAGAGGCCTGATGGCACTGTTCCATTTGTTCCttggaaagaagaagaatccaTTAAGGGAGAGAGTGGATTCATGTCAGTATCAGGCTGATCAATTGTTTGTTGGAACATTGCTGTTCACTATCCTCCTGTTTCTAATGCCAACAACATGGGTTTACTACTCCGTTTTCACTATTGTGagtaatgaaacaaaaaccaaTTAAATTCGAAATCAATTGAAATCACAGAAAGAATTATTAAACAAAATCTTACTCGAGTGTATCACAAGTAAATCGGGTAGatctattttctttccatAGCTTCGACTCGTCCTAATAGGCCTAGGTGGATTTCTCACCAGACTTAAGTTTTACTTACAAGTTCTGCCAGTCTATGCTTTTGTAAAATGGCTTATTCGTTCCCCAGTTATGAGCAGTAAGTAGAGCCGATAATAGATTATTTTGATTTGATGCATAGACGGTATTTCATGTGCAATTTCCAATGCTGTTCCAGGTACAATAAACATGAAGATATATCCCAGAAGTGGAGAAGGTCCTACCACCCTAATCGTGTCAACAGTTGTATCTCCATGGGGTGAAACTTGGAAACGTTGCATTCTAGAGACGATAAACCCTCACCTGCCGGTTGAGTGGGGTAAAATTGTGAGAAATGTGTTTTGGGGTCAGCTTTTGTACCCATTGTAAATAACCGCTCCATGTATTAAGAAACTATTAATAAATGATTGATGGTTTTTGCTATTTCTATctcatttcattatttattattgtttactGTATATTATGTAGTATACTGTAGATTATTTACAGGTTATGGGAATATTGCCAAGCAATTTCCATGCCACAAAAGAAGCACTCGTTTATTTATACTAACAGCTAGAGCGGAACTCAATTTTTCGGACATACAATCGAAGTGTAGGATTAAATGAAACTAAATACGGCAGACACTATTTgtccattttttgtttttcgatttCCCTCAATCTCGCCTCTATTTCTTTTGTATCAAGATTACGTTCCCGATTAAACTTTAGGACAGCTCTTAATTGAACTTCTTCTAGACCCTCTATGTGATCATAAAGCGTTAAATCAAAGTGTCTATCGATGTCGCTTTCTTCCCTTAGAATGCCGAAATATATAAGAAACGCAGCTGTGCTCGCAATCACAACGTACATCTGGTACCAAGGTTCATCCGATATTTTTCCCGTTCTTGATTTCATAGCTATCCAAGTATCAGCCTTACTACCGGTGAATCGCAATGGCTCTTCATATTGTTCCTCATTTTTGTAATCctttgatttatttgaaacgtTGGCCAAGGTTCTCCAACCTATCGGTGTCGATAGTTTTCTGCAAGTAAAGTTAAATCCAGTTATTCTAGTATCACGAACTGATATTAATGGTTGCAGGACAATATTGCGTATTATGGTGCAATAAACGGGTAGACAAGAAGCGACCTAACCTCAAATAGAAATgggtt
Proteins encoded in this region:
- the LOC107225596 gene encoding uncharacterized protein LOC107225596 isoform X1, giving the protein MASAMLRRIAGTIFSECNLLTPRKLSTPIGWRTLANVSNKSKDYKNEEQYEEPLRFTGSKADTWIAMKSRTGKISDEPWYQMYVVIASTAAFLIYFGILREESDIDRHFDLTLYDHIEGLEEVQLRAVLKFNRERNLDTKEIEARLREIEKQKMDK
- the LOC107225586 gene encoding phosphatidylinositol N-acetylglucosaminyltransferase subunit Q isoform X1; this translates as MTKTILVFIPKEFCNEKPGYMFGRVVYDSWNESKKFFIIGVRKVDSGNTVKSNSDLIGYFSGSKNTYGYLDKTLSDWINVYLSPNSKSNSVNCEYCIRDVLIDNRKITPTAYHTVIIIYDQTALLQAELLVNKAPSGDHFQELKQTLQKRSIKDEINRKSKFSLIGEILLTYHALFFLYQMRFLYKIASKLLPILKYSALGLHMHSWLENGQWTLTMIVQRKRITLKTANYILATALDVLLGVLLLRFLLENIGHVPPSRVLLNNAERVVESLKGLVNWLMGAPAGLKLNHSFNGMLGRFFLYHINLWWTFLVVSEPLLEFAFKVLILCGRLGVTFQIAIIADLLALVSFHSYCIYVYAARLFNMQLRGLMALFHLFLGKKKNPLRERVDSCQYQADQLFVGTLLFTILLFLMPTTWVYYSVFTILRLVLIGLGGFLTRLKFYLQVLPVYAFVKWLIRSPVMSIPGTINMKIYPRSGEGPTTLIVSTVVSPWGETWKRCILETINPHLPVEWGKIVRNVFWGQLLYPL
- the LOC107225586 gene encoding uncharacterized protein LOC107225586 isoform X3; translation: MTKTILVFIPKEFCNEKPGYMFGRVVYDSWNESKKFFIIGVRKVDSGNTVKSNSDLIGYFSGSKNTYGYLDKTLSDWINVYLSPNSKSNSVNCEYCIRDVLIDNRKITPTAYHTVIIIYDQTALLQAELLVNKAPSGDHFQELKQTLQKRSIKDEINRKSKFSLIGEILLTYHALFFLYQMRFLYKIASKLLPILKYSALGLHMHSWLENGQWTLTMIVQRKRITLKTANYILATALDVLLGVLLLRFLLENIGHVPPSRVLLNNAERVVESLKGLVNWLMGAPAGLKLNHSFNGMLGRFFLYHINLWWTFLVVSEPLLEFAFKVLILCGRLGVTFQIAIIADLLALVSFHSYCIYVYAARLFNMQLRGLMALFHLFLGKKKNPLRERVDSCQYQADQLFVGTLLFTILLFLMPTTWVYYSVFTIVQ
- the LOC107225586 gene encoding phosphatidylinositol N-acetylglucosaminyltransferase subunit Q isoform X2, with the protein product MTKTILVFIPKEFCNEKPGYMFGRVVYDSWNESKKFFIIGVRKVDSGNTVKSNSDLIGYFSGSKNTYGYLDKTLSDWINVYLSPNSKSNSVNCEYCIRDVLIDNRKITPTAYHTVIIIYDQTALLQAELLVNKAPSGDHFQELKQTLQKRSIKDEINRKSKFSLIGEILLTYHALFFLYQMRFLYKIASKLLPILKYSALGLHMHSWLENGQWTLTMIVQRKRITLKTANYILATALDVLLGVLLLRFLLENIGHVPPSRVLLNNAERVVESLKGLVNWLMGAPAGLKLNHSFNGMLGRFFLYHINLWWTFLVVSEPLLEFAFKVLILCGRLGVTFQIAIIADLLALVSFHSYCIYVYAARLFNMQLRGLMALFHLFLGKKKNPLRERVDSCQYQADQLFVGTLLFTILLFLMPTTWVYYSVFTILRLVLIGLGGFLTRLKFYLQVLPVYAFVKWLIRSPVMSSTINMKIYPRSGEGPTTLIVSTVVSPWGETWKRCILETINPHLPVEWGKIVRNVFWGQLLYPL
- the LOC107225596 gene encoding uncharacterized protein LOC107225596 isoform X2; the encoded protein is MAKNSTLVKINRHTRKVLRKLSTPIGWRTLANVSNKSKDYKNEEQYEEPLRFTGSKADTWIAMKSRTGKISDEPWYQMYVVIASTAAFLIYFGILREESDIDRHFDLTLYDHIEGLEEVQLRAVLKFNRERNLDTKEIEARLREIEKQKMDK